In Lolium rigidum isolate FL_2022 chromosome 3, APGP_CSIRO_Lrig_0.1, whole genome shotgun sequence, the genomic window ctgcttgtcaacaccttctgctcctcgttgggttcgacaatcttatttatcgaaagtactacgatacaccccatatacttgtgggtcatcaaacataagttgcattataggattaagattaacaaatctagcttccaacatgtgcactaaagaggcagtggaaatttcataattaggagcaagttccaccaaggatctatcttcaaaatctttaaccgtactaacatgagtgaaaaattcttctatattatctcttccaatgatagacccatgcCCTACCGATATATATTTCAAAGTAaactaataaataaagtaaatgcaagtaagtaatttttttgtgtttttgatataaagaaagcaaacaagacagaaaataaaataaagtaaaaagcaagacaataaacaaagtaaagagattggatgtgagagactccccttgcagcgtgtcttgatctccccggcaacggcgccagaaaaagagcttgataacgcgtgaagcacacgtccgttgggaaccccaagaggaaggtgtgatgcgtacagcagcaagttttccctcagtaagaaaccaaggttatcgaaccagtaggagatgaaggccacgtgaaggttgttggtgaaggagtgtagtgcggcgcaacaccggggattccggcgccaacgtggaacctgcacaacacaatcaaaatactttgccccaacttaacagtgaggttttcaatctcaccggcttgctgtaaacaaaggattaaacgtatggtgtggagaatgatgtttggttgcaaagaacaacagagaacagagattgcagtagattgtatttcagatgtaaaagaatggaccggggtccacagttcactagtggtgtctctccaataagataaatagcatgttgggtgaacaaattacggttgggcaattgacaaatagagagggcataacaatgcacatacatatcatgatgactactatgagatttacttagggcattacgacaaataacatagaccgctatccagacatgcatctatgcctaaaagtccaccttcgggttagcatccgcaccccttccagtattaagttgcaaacaacgagacaattgcattaagtaccgtgcgtaatgtaatcaatacaaatatccttagacaaagcattgatgttttatccctagtggcaacagcacatccacaaccttagaactttcatccatcgtcccggattcaatggaggcatgaacccactatcgagcataaatactccctcttggagtcacaagtatcaacttggccagagcctctactagcaacggagagcatgcaagatcataaacaacacatatatgatagatcgataatcaacttgacatagtattccatattcatcggatcccaacaaacacaacatgtagcattacaaatagatgatcttgatcatgataggcagctcacaagatctaaacatgatagcatatgaggagaagacaaccatctagctactgctatggacccatagtccaaggatgaactactcacacatcagtccggaggcgggcatggtgatgtagagccctccggtgatgattcccctctccggcagggtgtcggaggcgatctccagaatcccccgagatgggattggcggcggcggcgtctcagtagcttttctcgtatcgtggctctcggtcatagggttttcgcgacggagagattatataggcgaaggggcagagtcgggggacgctcgaggggcccaccccatagggcggcgcggccaggggtggggccgcgccccctagggtgtggccgcctcgtcgcccctcttcgtctcctcttcggacttcggaaggctccgtggaaaataagaccatgggcttttgtttcgtccaattccgagaatatttcctgtgtatgatttcgaaaccaaaaacagcagaaaataggaagctggcgcttcggcatcttgttaataggttagtgccggaaaatgcatcaaaatgatgtaaagtgtatataaaacatgtgagtattgtcatataactagcatggaacataagaaattataaatacgtttgagacgtatcacaaggcCTCGGTCTTTTTAAATGTGGCCTCCATCGTGCTCACCACCAATCTCCTCCCGCATGTAGCTAGGGTGCATCGCCATCTGCACACCACCTACTCTATGTTGGGAAGCAACCGCCGCACATCGCCCTCACCTCTGCCTACGGAGCCAAAGCCCGAGCCCGACCCTTCAAAAATCTTCATCATGGGCCTCGATAAGGCCGAAATGGAGTGCATCCTCCTTGACGCGCAGTTTGAGGTCCACACGGAAATCGGAGCGACTGAGGAGGAGCATAAGCACGCGGCCGATCTGGAGCGGGGGGAGATACTCGAGTCTTGCTAGTTGGCGCACAACCATAGGAACTTCTCCCACACCCTAGAGCAGGCTAACCAGCAGCTCCTCCAACACGTCATGACGATCTCCCGCGAGCAGCTACCTAAGGAGGAGGTTGGAACCTCCTCATGGAGGCTGAGAAACAAAGGAATCTTGAGCTAAACGCTCGGACCCTCGCCGAGGAAACCCGTTAAGAAGATGATTGGCTCGCTCTGAATGTCGAGTTCACCATGAGACGGTTGTTCGCGACGATCCAACACCGAGCATAAGCTGAGGCATCACCATCGTCCGACCAGTATCAGCAGTGGGCGAGGAACGACGATGAAGCATGGTGTGACAAGCTCGACtgatgaacgcgatgaacacaatcacacaaatagatgCATGTTTTTTTACCTAGGTTTAGGCTGCATTTATATTTCTTTAGATATGGGAGCAAATCCCGAGCCTCTACATTAGTAGATTTACAAGTCCATTCATTTATTTAAAGAACGAGTACAGTAACGTTTATAATCATGAATCAGAtaaggtcgatacatgaatcaaccaaagaAAGATGAGGCACATACTCACGCTGcatgttgaaagtgcatggagcccccatgtgtggttttggtaattaatgacaatccctatggactaatgtttgcattgagttatatttgtaggagttgtccataggcaaggcttgaaccatatgttggcttcaaggttgcaataagaagaaattgatgaagaatattaagtgtcaagtatgtcttgaagataaaGATGgagtgagccctcaaagttaacttcaagacatcaacatgatgaagaatggagaaatgaagtgcaagttcaagatgagccatctctaagagatcatttgcttgaagcttaccatacatatggtgatcatggatatgtgaagatgtgccgaagaagaagctctcccatggtggattatgggggagcaatccacaagatttcttcaagcaagcacaatcaagaaaggcgtttcatcttgttgtgatcaagatcgtcatcatcgagctcaaaaggaacgcgcaaggttaaggtttgctcttgatagggtttctttctgaccggtctcatggtgtagttggagaccggtttatagtttagttgccgtactatcaagagggctctcgagtgagctcaaacctttgcatccttgcatcatctttcatggtttttatttggatcatcttccatagcaagctctagttcatcgaaaacggattccgcatgaatcacttgttgcgtttttgaTATTGGAGTTTTGCTCGGTTTCtcttattgagaggtttcactctaaaattcaTAGAAAAAGCTACCCCACCCATTCTTAACTTTTtctctctttgtggggtagctcttgccatcatctttacaacaaaattggtttcacctaaatccgagtttcctaacttaagttgttgcattttccatattggaggttttaccggtttgtcttttatagctaggtaaaacctttattcatttaTTTCTACCCTCCTTTGCTGGAATATGATGTTTATATGCATATTATTGTAgatctcgttgttgtgatttcaacgaatcCAAGattatcaaaatcggagtccggatgcaaaagttcttaagaTTTTCGTATCAGGTGTTTGGGTAAAAACAGGGaggccggaactgccgccgggtGCACCCCGGAACTGCCGCAGGAAGCGCCCCGGAACTGCCGCCCGGGCAGGGCCAGCACTGCCGGCCAGGCACGATTTTAACCATAACGGTCAGATCTGTTGGGACCTATttaaggggtcttcttccccaaaatctGAGCAACTCTTACTCtctctctccaccattgttgaccttgagagtttGCCATATCCCTCTACTGCTccaatgcttcttgaatctttttgagggaaaagtaagaggagatctagatctacatttctaccaatcaaatcattctctttgtgagtggaatcctctagatcttgatcttggtgttctttgtgaattcctttgttcttcctctcttattcccccaatagcttttgtagctttggtggaatttgagagtgagggagttgccattgcatttggtgcatcggtttgagttctccacggtgattcgtggaagtgaaagcaagaaagttgttactcttgggttcttggaaccctagacggattcgaggcctttgtggcgatttgttgggagcctccaattaagttgtggatgtgtgcaccAACCTTTgtctaaggcccggtttccgcctcgaaggaaatcccttagtggaaccgtgacctaggcctttgtggcgagggtcaccggagatttaggtgaggcgccttcgtggcgctcggtgtgtggtgtgactaccgcatcttggggtgaggcctttgtggcgttggtgtgcatcgagcaacccatCTCAAGGTGAAGCcagttgtggcgttcgggagcactaagccaccgcacctctccaccggagattagcactcgcaagagtgtgaacttcgggataaatcattgtctcccgcgtgcctcggttatctctctacccgagctctttacttatacactttactttgtgatagccatcgtgcttgaagttatatatcttgctatcacatagttgcttgtattgcttagcttaagttgttggtgcacataggtgaaccatagtatataggctttgggcttgacaaagtaaacgctagttttatttcgcattttttaagcccatctcgtaaaaaatttaaaccgcctattcacccccctctaggcgacatccgtgtcctttcacatgtatatggtggtgatgaactaGTTACAGAGATTGTCCCATGGAAAGATCAGACGATTCCTTCCTTTCTAATCCCCTCCATCTTTAGTCTGGCGTGTCCCTCCTTTTATAATGGAAAGGGGTTACCATAGGCGCCGGTACCACGTGAAGAGGCGTTGCGGGCATGGGCTCAACGTGTTTGGTTGGCTCTATCGCCCGACACGATGCACTATAGCGTTTGGGTGCATAGGTATTGGCTGACTCTTGTCCCATTATCATGACTCCACTAGGTGTCGTCTGCAGACAGCGTATGCTCTTCTCTAGACATTGTTTCCGGGTCTCCAGGTCTATTCTCGGTCACGGCCCCGCTTAGGGTCCCTTCGTTCCTGGAGTCCCGATCCACTCGTTGGATCCGGAGACTGCGATCGGGTTGGCAGCCGCCGACACTTCAAACCACGTCAGATTTCGCATGTAGGACCCCCTTGGCAGGCACACAAAACCATTTCCCGCCGCTCTAACTTTTTCGATATCGCCTCCCACTCAGAGAATCGACACCATCGTCGACGCGCAGTCACCTCCTTGTGATTGCCTCCCACCCACCCCTGAATCACCACCGCCGCCACTAGCCAACTACGTCATCATTTGGCCGGAACAAACCAACGTTTCCGCCGTGCTCCGGGAGGAAACCGACGGTACCGCCAAGGCCCCGTAccttcccccaccaccaccacatgtCACCATCCCCCTGTTGTGCGCCGCCACACGTCCTCTTTGACCCTGACTCGCTGGCACAACAACGGCGGACGTCAACGCCATTTTCTCACCTCGCCCACAAGGTGTTCGGCGTTTCGCCTGAGTGGGCAAATGTTGTTAGATATGTTCCATCCTGTGCGATGTAGCTTACCGAGCGTGATTGTAACTTTATTTTATTAATGAATATAAGCCCAAGTTCAAAAGAAAAAGGGACACCCCCTTACATCCTAAATGCTGCACAACTAACTCAAGTAGGAGCAATCACAAGTGCTCGTGATCTCATGGCAAACAAATACAGCATGAGGTGAAAAATATAATAAAATAGCAATCAGGGCACATATAGCAGTGatcttggagatgctcttaaagttGAACATCTTAAATATCTATGTTTGACGAAACTTGGCTCATAGATGTGTAAATTTGCTCGTAAcctagaaactcaattcggctcctaggtgcgtatgatccctctatcataaaaacatatttccaagtgttaaaaaattttgacaaaaaaatttacatgtacatctctataatatatgtgtattcgtcaagtttcacgaaaaaatgatattttttgtagtctaagtgaaaaagagaaaatttatcttgtgataagtctttgtttcaggaccgaattttgtcttttttacacacgccacatgagatGTCGATATTTCATGAAATAACTTTGTGAGCgcatagcacatgaagatgtacatgcgcaatttttgtttcaattttttaatattttaaaatgtgtctaacatgtatttcaaaataaagggagcatacgctcccatgtgccaaaacatcactccgctCGTAACCTTCCTTGAGAATTTTTtatatttaaaaatgtttttattttttatttttaaggtTACAGTTGCGTTTTTTGTCAACCGGTATGTCTGATCGATTGCTCATGTTGTTGCAGCACCAGAGGAGTACATTTAAATCGGTAAAAAAACTCTAAACTCAAGTAATATCAACTTTACTAAATCAGCACTAGTATACAGTACAACATGCATCTCCAGCTTGATCTATCTACGTAAGTACACTTTCATGATCCTGACCAGCGCAGTGACAGAAAGGAGAGAAGAAGACCAAGAacaaatggtggtggtggtggtggtggtgaggcaGCACACTACAAATGGCCGGTCGTGTTCTCTCTACAGCACATCTTCGGTGTGCAAGGTGAAGTCCGGCTCGTCAGGCTTGGCCAGCTTGGGGAACTTCATGCTTGACACGTCGTCGATCCTCTGCTGCGCCACGACCTTCTGGTGCGCGcccttcttggtgttcttggcgaACTTGGACGCCAGGAACGTCGCACCTAGGTGCACGCCGCCGGCGTCGCCCCCTTCCGCCGACGAGGACGCGGCGCCGCCCGCACCAGCCGCATCCTTGTACTCTCCGAGCAACGGCGCTGTGTCGCTGGCGgcgccgccagccccgccgttgtcgtcgtcgccgccCTGGCTGTCTTCGAAGAGGATTCCCTCCTGCTTCATGAGCTCCTTAGCGAGCTTCCTCTTCTTGTGCCGCCTCCATGCGCCCTGCACGAAGCAGGCGCCCCAGCTCCGCCACTGGTGGGAGTAGTACCGGAACGCGTGCTGCAGCCGCTTGCTGTGGAGGCGCTTGAACTGGTTGGCCACGTACTTGAGGTCCTCTGCCCGGAGCGCGAACGCCTCCACCTCCGTCACCGACCGAACCGTGCGCGTCGACTGCGGGAAGTTGAGGCTCGGGTTGGGCATCAGCGCCCACGTCAGGAGCTCCTCGCCGCAGAAGTCCCCTGGCCGGAGCgtgatggagctgaagaagttgGTCCGGCCGCCGTCCGTCGTAGAGCTCTCCAGCTCGCCGCGGATGATGAAGAGCATCTCATTTACGGGGTCGCCCTCGCGCACGATGTATGCGTCCTTTGTGCTTAGCGACGACACCAGCCGCTCGCAGATAGCGTCCAGCAGCTGCTCGTCCATCTGCGAGAAGAAGGGCACCTACCAGAAGAGCACAATGCCAACGGTCAGACCACCGCGCCAACAATCCTCGGAGAAAAAATGGCAATGGTGTACGGTCGGCGTGGCAACGCACTCGGCGGACGAGGGCAAGGCAGAGGTGGCGCTGGATCTCGCGGCGGAGGTCGAGCGGCAACGACTGGAGGATGGACTCCTCGTCGACGCCCCTGGTGGCAAGCCACTTGTACTGGAAGAACCTCCGGACACGCTCCTGGAGCTCCAGGGGAAGCTGACGGTGACGCATCCACTCCTCGATGTCGCGCCGCTTCACCCGCCACTCCTCCAGCCTCACCGTCATCGATTGCAGGTATGTCTGCGCAGCAAAAACCAGACCGTGTAAATGTACTAGTGCTGATAATTCTGCAGGATAAAAAAACTTTTATAAGAAAATAAATACCTGCATGTTTCCAATGAGATGTGAAAAGAAGACAAGGCCCATGATACATATCAAGATGCAGAATATAGTCTCTCCCCTGTAGGTGGTGTTTGGCAAGTTTTGTCCATAGGAACTAGCAATTTGCAGAAGAACGAACACATAATcagttatcatcatcatcatcatcatcatcatcatgtacAATGGTCTCATTCAGAATTCAGTCAGACATCAAAATAACCTCTCTCCATCTTTATACGTACCTCAAGTTCCGGAAACCCCACCAGAGGCAGTAAAGGTACTTCTCGAAGAATGTCGCCCCGACGACATCGAGATTCAGAGCATCAGCGAACAATCCGTACTTGTAAGTCGCATCGGGAAGCTTGCACTCCGCATTGATGTTGCTAGCCGCGAACCACTTCTTCCTAATAGGATCATCCTTGGTTTTGCAGTCCAGATAGCTCACGAAACATCTCGGTATTCCGGGGGCAGTGCCATTCTCCCTTGTGCAGACGTCCACCCAGCAGGTGTACTGCCTCTCGATGGACAACAGGTACCACAGGGCTCCAAGTACCTACATACATACACAATTGTCAGTCATATCACCACCTATGAAAGTCCCCTAAACAGAAGAAGGGGAGTCTGTAATCTTCAGACTCTAGACGATTTGGGTGACCGATTCCGTTAAAGAGGACATACATGACTAGCCAACGTGTAGAGAAGCAGGTTGTAAGCAGCCCCTGCCCAGGCAGTCCTTGTGACAACTCCACTGGACTTGACAATCTTGGAGTTGAGGGATATGATGAGGAACACCCTTGGTATGTACTGGATCAACACAATCATCGAGAGTGTGTTGTTGGTGTGATTTGCTGAAGAGGCGCTCACAGCTGGTATGACAAACCAGATGATCACCTGCAACAACAAACCTACTCAGCTTttcacaatatgcaaatatgacaGCCCTGCACAGCATGGTATAAATGTGATCATCACTAAGCAGTAAGCACCTCAATCTAGCTACTCCTTTCTATGACTTTGaaacaatcctgcttatatatatGAACTGAATATGTAATTTTAACATGTCATTTGATTCAACTCCAGCATTGTTCAGGGAAACTGTATCATGCATCGATATCTGAAGGTTGTCGCATGCACCTAAATCATGCCATGCACAAGGAAGGAACACAGGATTATTAATTGCATCTCCAAAACTTAAACAGCTTTCGATGCAATCACATTGAAAGAGACATTTTTCTGAAATTGAACACCAACATTTGAAATGGTCCCTTGTGGATTGATgatagagagagggagaggaaggggGGATGGATGCCTGCGGGATTGGGAGCATGGCAGCGAGGTCGATGATGAAGTCGTTCTTGAGGTAGCGGATGGCGATCTGGTCGGGGTCCCTGACGAGCTCGCCACGGCCGAAGACACGCGAGTTGGGGGCGACGAATGCGGTGCGGAACTTGAGGATCATGTGCGCGAGGTAGAAGAGGTCGGCGACGGTGCGCACGGCTGTGACGACGACGCCGATTTTCATGTCGATATTGACGCAGGTGACGGTGCCGGTGTATAGGAGGTAGAAGTACATGGGGTCGACGAAGAGGCCGACCATGCAGGTGACGAGGAAGAGGCGGTTCCAGCTGAGGACGACGTCGTCCCCCGGGTCGAGGATGCGGCTGGGCGTCCATGGCCGGCGGCGCTGGGGctgggcggtggaggaggagacgACGCCGGCGCCGGGTCGGAAGAAAGGGAGAGGCGGGCGGCGGAAGGGCGGGAGGACGtggcggtggaggaagccggccatggggcggtggtggtggcggtgtggGCGTCAGGGGCGTCGTCATGCATTGCATGCGTGGGTGAGGGGCTAGCTCGGAGGCACGAGGTGGTGCGGCGGCCGCGCGTTTCGGCCCGTGCGAGCGACAAATCGGCATTGGGGTCGATGCGCGTTCGCTCCCACAGATTTCTACATAACTCATGTTCTAACATGCATGATTTATCTTCGCGATGTTTTCAACAAAACAAAGTGTTCATTTTCTCCAATGCCGATTTCTCAGTGTACATTTTTCGAACATGACAAAGCTTTTTCAATAGTTCAAATATGAACTAAAATCAAGACTAGTGGAACGGAGGCGGTAAGAACGACCACAAACATTCAGGTAATCAGgagtttattatccaacatggaTGGCTGCATAGTCTGAGGATTACGGCTCCTTCACCATGATTTCCTCGCCTTTGTATGAGAGCTTTACTTAAATTTGAACCTTTTATGTTTGGTTGTATCcgcgaacggctgtgtgcatcctagctatgcagaggcCGTGCATTACGTCAAACTCTGAAGTAATAAAGCGccatttttcgaaaaaaaaaaggtgTGTAGCATAGCGAGGTACTATCAGTCTGTCACCATGTAAATGCATGTTTGATGTGTCCTCATACACGGATTGTCTCCCACGATTTGCAATTTTGTTGGATTTTATGGAACACAAAACACATGGTACAAGAGAAAACTTCATCAGGGGGGCAGATGCTCGTGCGAGAGTTTTTTGGACAGCTCCGATGAAGCAGCGATCAGAAGGCGACAAGCAAAACCCGTCTTAGAGTTTCGTCCACCTCGTGGGTGACGCTGGACGGTTCTCTCCGCCTCCGGTGATCTTGGAGCCTTGGAGTTGTGGCGGACCATGGCCCCTCACTGGTAGGAGGATTTTCGTTCTTTTTTAATGGATGGTGAAGTGGCGGCTACGTTCTAAAGTcaaaataaggtcctccccgccctatATATCCTTCCTCCCCTGGTGCGCCTAGCGTTGGTGGAGGGAGCATTGAGTCATGTGCCCACGGATCTCCTAGGATCCAGTCGGATTTTGTATTCATTGATGTGGTTTCAGGCTAGCCTCTTCTGATCTACGGTTTTCGTTGTTGACGATGGTTGTTGTTCTGGTGCGTTGATTTTTTGGGACCTTAGCACAATGATtttccgtctgtctactacaataaGATCTACTATGACAAGATTTGCCCGGCTTCGGTGATGGATGGACGAGGATGGCGGAGGGCGCCTTGAGTCATGTGCCCAGCTGATCTCCTAGGATCCGGTCGGATTTCGTattcgttggtgtggtttcaggtcagtctcttATGATCTAAAATTTATATCGTTGACGATGGTCGTTGTTCTGGTACGCTGATCCTTTGAGCCCTTAGCATGATGACATTCCGTATATCTACTGCAACAAGCTCTACTATGACAAGCTTTCCCGGCTTTGGTGATGGACGGACGAGGATGGCGGCGTGCCTTCGGCTCGcactagtgtttgtagtcgtagCTAGGTGGTCCAAAAACCTATTTGCATTTTTTTGTTACTTCTGGGGCTGTTTGTACTGCCATTGAGAGTCATGTCACAGTCATGCCCTTTGGCAAAATGATCAATTAAAGGGTAAATATCGCATAACAAAATGGAATATAATCTGCcgacctaaagatcaagggggtCTGGGTCTGGAAGTGTTAGATATTAAAAATAGATGCTTACTCAGCAAATGGTTGTTTAAGATCTTAGATGAAGATGGGGTATGGTAGGAATTACGGCGTAATAAATACCTCCAAAATAAAATGCTATCACATACAGGTCATGGCTAAACCCACAGACTCCCATTTTTGGAAAGGGTTGATGGGTGTAACGAACTATTTGCGCGTGGTTCCTTTAAGGTAGGCGATGGGCAGAAAACACGCTTTTCAGAGTACATATGCTTAGGAGATAAATCTTTAGCACAACAATATATAACTCCTTATACCATCATGCGTCGAGAAAACAGTTTGGTTGC contains:
- the LOC124699409 gene encoding cyclic nucleotide-gated ion channel 18-like, which produces MAGFLHRHVLPPFRRPPLPFFRPGAGVVSSSTAQPQRRRPWTPSRILDPGDDVVLSWNRLFLVTCMVGLFVDPMYFYLLYTGTVTCVNIDMKIGVVVTAVRTVADLFYLAHMILKFRTAFVAPNSRVFGRGELVRDPDQIAIRYLKNDFIIDLAAMLPIPQVIIWFVIPAVSASSANHTNNTLSMIVLIQYIPRVFLIISLNSKIVKSSGVVTRTAWAGAAYNLLLYTLASHVLGALWYLLSIERQYTCWVDVCTRENGTAPGIPRCFVSYLDCKTKDDPIRKKWFAASNINAECKLPDATYKYGLFADALNLDVVGATFFEKYLYCLWWGFRNLSSYGQNLPNTTYRGETIFCILICIMGLVFFSHLIGNMQTYLQSMTVRLEEWRVKRRDIEEWMRHRQLPLELQERVRRFFQYKWLATRGVDEESILQSLPLDLRREIQRHLCLALVRRVPFFSQMDEQLLDAICERLVSSLSTKDAYIVREGDPVNEMLFIIRGELESSTTDGGRTNFFSSITLRPGDFCGEELLTWALMPNPSLNFPQSTRTVRSVTEVEAFALRAEDLKYVANQFKRLHSKRLQHAFRYYSHQWRSWGACFVQGAWRRHKKRKLAKELMKQEGILFEDSQGGDDDNGGAGGAASDTAPLLGEYKDAAGAGGAASSSAEGGDAGGVHLGATFLASKFAKNTKKGAHQKVVAQQRIDDVSSMKFPKLAKPDEPDFTLHTEDVL